The Glycine soja cultivar W05 chromosome 19, ASM419377v2, whole genome shotgun sequence genomic sequence AATCTTTGTTCCGTTCCATTATGAAATTTCCAAAGAATGGAATAACATTTTTATTCTACTCCATTCCAATCCATCTGACTCTATTCCATTTTCTACCATGAATTTAAAGATAGCCTTCAGATTGAGCAAGAAGACGGACTAAAAGATGGGATGATGGTTATGTACCACTAACTGAAATGGATCTCATGAAGATGAATTGGTTGACAATTGTATATACTTGACATCAATAAGCCAATAGTAACAACTAACAAGTAAATAGTTGCATAAAAGTTGAAATTAATTGTTACAGCATACCAAAAACTAAGaggaaaattaatataattaggaATTTAAGACATAAGGCCAGGTACATTGTTCATGACAATGAAGCCATTACCTTATCATCTTCAGGCTTGCCTACAATGTTAAGATCAGCTGAATACATCTCTGCTGAAAAACATTGGGGAGTGTCCAAATGGACTGACAAGCTTCCAAGCCTGGTATCCACTGTGAACCATGCAGGAATGCTAACCTAAAGCAGCAttggaagaaaattaaaagcCAACTTGAACAAATAAACTACTGGAAATCGTCATGTTTTCTTgcctagaaaaaaaaatattttaaaatgaaatcaatgGTTTAAATCAGTAATCATACCATCTCAAATAGCTCTTCCTTTTTCTCCTCAAATGAAACCTAGACAGTCCACAAGTAAAGCACGAGCTATTATGAACCCACAAATGAGTCCCCTATCATCTATagtttaaatttgtaaataacatcCATTACAGACAGACATGCTACTTCACTAGCAAACAAGATTGTCatacaaattacaaaatgaaaatgcaaccAGTTGTCACCTTTCCGTAATCTTCAACGACAATGCCTTTGGTAATCTCCCACAGCTTCACTGAACCAGATGCATCCTTTACCAAAAGTTATTCATCAGTTacaaaaataacagaaaaaggTTATGCAAATATGCATGGCATAATAAAATCACTACAAAACACCATGGTTACCTTTGTCAGCACATGCCTCTTATTACTCAAAACTTCATGTTGTACTATTGCAGGTGTACCCAAGATAGTTAAGGTAGGTTCTTTATATACAGGAACCTATAAACATTAGTAATTTTGACAACAAAAGGAGGATTATTAGTTTTGCAGAAGGGAAAGAACcaaatatctatatatatatatatatatatatatattttattttatttttttttttcaacaaaaacttGTTTAGAAAACAAACTACATCATATTCACCAAAAGGAAACACTAATAAAAGTCAAAAGATATGTAAACTAACATGCTTCATCTATACATGAGCATATGCAACTGGTATTATAAATACCAAGAGCAACATAAAAATTTGAAGATATAATAATAGAaaagtaatgtaggatttttttttcagaattaaATATAACATACAGGGGTAGATCCTTCTGGTGAAACTCttgctcttgaaaaagacaAGTTTCCAGCTAAAAAAGAATTGCCTCTCTGGAAAATCTTTTGAGGGTCGCATCCTTCAGCTGGCCATCTATGAACTGAAGAGTCTGTTGATGCAACCCATATGCTATCATCATGCAAAGCCAATTGAAGAATAGGGTGCTCGCCTGTGCAAAGCAAACTACTCTCTCTAGTTTGCAAATCTGTCAAGTATAACTTAAGGCATAAAAGAATATGACATTAGAAGACGAGGTTCACAAGTTAAACAGGAAAAGGAGATGTGATTTCACATAAACTCAagatgtaataataataataaaaaatagtttgatgTTAATTTCAGTAGAAGGTTTCACTCACTGAAAAGTCTCTCCCTCCACTATAAACATGACTAAATGTTGGGGTGCTGGCAAGTGCCCAAACAGAATCTGTATGAACTGCATAAGAATGCACACATCTCTGCTGACCTATATCCCAAAGCCTAGAGGAAACACCGACAGATTATTAGTCAaccacaaaaacaaaacaaatagaaaTGCTTATAACTCCATATGTGTGCATTACCTTATCATAGAGTCTGAAGATCCTGATAAACAATATCTGCAACAATGAACATTAAAAACATCATAACTGACTTGctggaaaaaaaacatattaatttgaACTTAACAAATTTATCCAATGAAAAGATGCATGGCTGCatacaatgaaaagaaaacccAACAGCATTTCATTCACTGTATAATTGACTATTAAATAAGTCCACCGTAACATAGATAATGAAAATGTTAGGTTATTCATGTGCATAGTTAACTTGTTATTTATATGTTGGGGGAAAACATAGAAATGTCAAATGGGAAAGATCAatgcaaacacacacacacacacacacagagggagagagagatttttatgataataaagaaattataaataaataggagGAAAAGCAAGTTAccaactttaaaatttaattgtaaattGAAAAACTGCAACTAAACTTAGATATCCACTCCACAAACCTGCCACTAGAATCCAGAAGCAGAGCCCTGATGTTATCTGTATGCCCTCTTAGCTTTAGAGTCTTTGATCCTGATCTTGCGTCCCAGACACGCACAACCTAGTGAACCcccaaaaaattgaagaaataaaCCATGGCCAGAGACAACATCCCATAAAATTCAAGCTACTACATCGCAAGCAAAAAACATCTATACTGTTTCAAATGTAAAGAAGCCTCGACAATTCAGAGCATATGCCATATTGGGCgagtttttttaaactttaaaaaaacaactttaaaataaGCGCTTTACATATAAGAACTTTTTTAAGAAGCATCTAGGATTTGCTTctttaaaaaaagcaaaaaaatgctaattttaagtaaaatcaatttagacaaacacactagaaaatcataaaagtgcttattttattttgaaaagcaattattttaaaaaataagcttaAACAAACTAGCCCATTGTACCTTTTCTGTGCCACCAGAGACAAGAATTGTTCCACTTTCATTCATAGTCAATGCATAAACAGAATCTTTATGGCCTTTGGCAGAAATTGGAACGTATCCCTGAGTTTGAGTGGTGTGCATGGACATATTGTCGCTTGAGTTAATAGTACGCAAGGATGTCAATGGTAGTAAGTTGCCAGAACCATTGATACCATTTGAAGATTCATCAACCATAGCATCATTACACTTAGAGGGAGCAAGGGCAGCCTCGATATCCCATATAAAAACCTCCCCACCAAGGCCACCAGAGGCAACAGTATTGTTCTAAAAAGCAAGACACTATTAAAGGATCAAAGAATGGATTTGAAATTGATAATTCAACCAAAGTAGCTATCTGTTTCAATGTGGAGCATAtagaaacaataaaatgaacttTTTCTCGATACACTTAATAAGAAGCATAAGATGTTTGGAGtacattacatttttttcagCTGCTGCAAGGCAAGTAACATAGTCAGAGTGTTGCCGGAGAGTCCTAGTACAAGTTCCAAAGGACAGGGCATTCCATGTCTGACACATAAAAAGAAGgtgtaaataattatgtaagtaCTGGTATTATTTCAGAAGAACAAGTATTGATTGGAATAAAAAACAGCTAGCAATCAACAAACCTTAAGGGTTGTATCTGAGGAACAAGAAACAAGTGTACTATCACCAACAAGAACAGCATCATTAACCTGAAAGAATGAAATAACATTTACATATTCAATTGTACTTATGCTGTTGTGCATGTGTTATGGATTGTTAAGGTGTCATGTTTTGTGAGTTATAACTTTATTGCTAATGAAACAGGGTTTAGGACTTTTGGGGAAAGCATAAAAGATGAAGAATGACTATAAGTTCAGGAAGTTTCATCAAGTAACCATGGTTTAAAAAACATAGCTAGGTACCAGAAGTTACTAACTTAGAAGTAAACTAACAATTGgaagggaagaaaataaaaagaaaaaacgaaCATAAAGATTACCCAATCGACATGAGATTCAAAGGTAGCCAAGCATGTTGCTCTATCCACCCCTAGTGCCCATCGTTTTAACCTGCCATCACGGCTTCCGGTGAACAGATAATCAGACCCATCAGATGCTGCAGACATAAGTAGAGCCAGACAATTTATGCCTGCACAATGCTGCAGAAAAGAACCAACTTACAAGCGATTCTAGACTGTGCAACTAAGAAAACCATCAAAATTGAAATCAACCAAATAAGAAATagtgatgaaaataaaatctatgACATAACACCATGCAAAGCAAAATTCTAAGTATGAACAATTAGTGAAGCTTTGATTgataagaaagtaaaatattgggtaaatattaaaaagaaaaggctGAAATATGCAAACCACCAGATAGGTATAAGTCaatgtaaaaagataaaataatattaaaatttagggTAAACCTCCATTTTGATCTTTGGAACACCAATTTGGTCCTCAAAAGGTTATCACATCCCTTTGATCCTCAAACAACAGGTTTTAACATCAAAATCGTGCAAACACATTTTACTAGGACCCAGCTGATGTCAGTCAAGAACCAAATATTCTCATTAGAGCACAATTTGAAGTCACTAATCTTTTGACGAGAAAattcagttaattttttttcaaggaccAAATTGGGAATTCActgtataatttaaataatattttcatctaCGTAAGAAAAGTTTTGTAGGGATCAAATTGGGAACTCAAAATTTGGAACCACAAtgtcaaagaaattttttgtaGGGATAAAGATGCAACTACTAGAAGCAAACATGAAACTTGTCTGCTTCCCtggaacaaataaaataatgagtTCACCTTTGAGTCATCAGAATCATTCAACACATAGGTTAATCTCTTCTCCTTACGAGGGCGAGTTGAATTGTTTCCGTTACTTGCACTACCCACGCGGTGCATTGCAGAAACTGTTTTAGTTCATAAATCAAATAACTTAAACAAGAACCCCAGGAGtaaattgagaaaataattCCATATCAACAATTCTACTTAGCAGCATTAGCAACAAcatttggaaagaaaaacaaaaactaacatatCCCAGTGCCATAAGGCTCCTCGCTATGCGAATGTATGGGAGAGGATTATCGTACACAGCCTTACTCTTGCatgtgcaaaaaaaaagttttcggATTCGAAACCATGACCAACCAACCAGTCACCAAGGTGCAACTTTACCATTGCGCCAAcagcattaaaataaatatctgaTGAAGTAGTTTATGCATTATGACCGTTTATTTAACAAAAGAATATTTGTATATACAGTTAAAGACAGACACATCCAAACACTTCCTCAGAAATCGCATACAGAAAAGCATTAGGCGTTAGGCATAACTGGTTAACCCAAACGTATAACCCAGGAGCTCCTAGAAACTAGCATTAAGAATTCTTGTAGCATTATGAGATGGACCTTAGTCTTCTCAATAACCCAAATGCTGATACTAAAATCTAGACCTCCAGACGTGGTTTTTCACATTTACTAAGAAGCTAGTAATTATGGCTTCAAGAAGCTAATAGTAATTATGGCTTCAAGAAGCTAGTAATTTTGATTTAGTACTTCTCAACGGGTTTCCAAAACATGCTATATCATCTTTTACAACAATTCCATGTTAACCTCAGAATCCAGACGAAGTTCAAACTCATTCTTTCCATACAGTCTGAATCACCAGTCAAACCATAATCGCATATCAAATGCACCAAAGACTCAatgtgaatcaaataaaaaaccaaatcTACAAAATCAATAATCAAACGCACACCTAAACTCATAGGCTCATAGCAGACTGAAGATATCGAATGTCCCAAATCATCGACACAAATTACGCAAAcgaaggaaaagagaaaataaaaaagtcagAAAACAAAAGCATAACCCTTCACACAAATTAACTAGGCCGATCATAAGGTTAAGGGCTTTGAACTATGAGCTAAAACAGACTAATTATAAGATGCGATAAATTGTTTCGTAGAATCGGAAGCAGAAAATAATCGGAAAAAAGGAAATCGAGTTGGAGAAGGAGAAGATGGAACAGTGGAAGGAACAAACCGTGATCAGTGACGAATTCGAAGCACTCTGAGTGCTTGTCTTGTTGCTGTGCGAAGTTTCAgctttagagagagaaagtgtttgggagagagagagagagagaatggtgAGGACAGCGAACGTGAGTGTGTAAATATGGGCGTCCAGATTTATTCCGGTAAATCCTTTGACCCGTTGTGTGCCTCTTATTGAGGGCAAGATGGTCCTTACACTTGAAGGAAGGATACACCAAAGGCTAATTCACCATTTtggtcttttgtttttttttctttagttatttatcttttaaaaattattttgatcttatgttttatttaaaatggtcttttatcttttaaaatttttactttaataCCTCATCTTACTtattaaaatgttcaaaataatcttttaactatttaaatatattcaaaatgattatttatgtgAGTGTTATTTGAAGGGAAAAAATAATCACAAAGTAAATCTTATAAAGGAAAATCTCATTTATGTGAGTGTTatttgaagggaaaaaaataatcacaaaGTAAATCttataaaggaaaataaataaataaagaaaataggaaaaaaaatacattagaaaAGGATTTTAAATGTTGAATGGTTATTGCATGTTTTATGTTACACCCTCCAATTTGCACTATGTATGATAGTGTAAATACATTACAACTTGTTAGGTAGAAGTAGTTCCCACAAAGTTCTGCAAAATGTTTAATTGACAAGCTAAACAAAGATGAGAAAAAGATACTCGAAATCAAGTTAGATGGGAGAAAGGCTTAGGAtgattttctaagttatttcttCTGGATCtatataagcaaaaaataatctcatatattatacttaaatataaataaatataattaattttatgttatttaatgttattattcctaaaaaaatcatatatttaattttaattctatttctaatggctttttttttatccatgatattaaattttaataaatgatatttaaaaaatatttttattttttacttaagattaataaaattaaatgacgtcaactaattttcttaatcaatataaaattagttatttttacttAAGTTTAGACAAAGAATTATTCaagtataacattttaaaatattgtagcCCCGAATAAGACCAACATGGCTTTGGAGCAAGGTAGAGTAGTTCACACCTCAAGTTGTAAAGTTGTAAGACACGTATAGATGTAGCATTGGAGATGCTAACTAACCATGCCTTATTTGTTCTCTACTTCATTATCGTAGTTGAATTTGTTACATAGACAAACAATCATCCATTTTCTTTGTAGGTACAACGACTTGGTTTTTTTAGAGTTGGCAAGTGCATGGCTTGAAAGACATTTATAATCTATGATGGGGGTTGCAGCTCTATTCCACTTAAGTTCTAGTCTTCAAATGGTGTAGTGAACTCATTAATATTTTCCCTCCTTGTCATGTTAAGTTAGTGGAATCAAAGTGAACTTTATAAGTTCTTCATAGTTAGGGTTCCATCTATCACTCCATATATAGTGTGACCCTCCATTCCTTATGTGTTGTCAAATTTTTAGTTACCTTATCCCAAGAGTTGCACACccatttccaaaaaaattaggaGTTGTTAAAATTCTTAATTTGAGGTAAAATATTACTTTCACACCTATCTTTAGCTTAGATGAATTACATCTCaggttatttttattacatcaaAATTTTCGTCTAATTTTCATGCGAAGAGCGCAATTCACTTTGTGCTCTACGAATCTTCCATCTAACATGTGATTTAGGTTGACCAATGATATTCAATGTGGCCATATGAAAAAATCGACTATAATAATCATGccttgatataaaaaataaataaaaaatcactacATCTTTTATCTAGGGCATCGCATGTACTAAAAGGAATTAAGGAAATCTACATAGCATAACTAGGTATTAAGGAAATCAAGAAGGTCTGCGTTACCACTCTCCAATAAGACAAATTTATCGCAACAAACCATCACCGAAAGAGAATAAAGACCCATCTCAAGTTATTCGGCAAGCACTGGCAAAAACGCTTGTTTTCTATTACCCATTTGCAGGTAGGCAGCAAATTGATGGTGGTTTGTACTGGGGAGGGCGCGTCATGTTCGTTGAGGCTGACGCAGACGTAACACTTGCTCAGTTTGGTGACGCTCTCCAACCTCCATTCCCATGCTTCCAAGAAATTACTAACACTCCCCCTTCTACTCGTACAGGTccaatacatatgtttttataatttattaatttatccaCTTGTATGTTGAAGGCAAAAGTCATTAGagactttataatttttcattaggaaagacaaaaaaaatataacattttacaTGGGAAGGTAACCTTCAAgtttaacatgaaaaaaaatcattttcatttttcacacATGAAACTTAATTGATTTTTTGGagagttatattttattttataatttttctaagttgcatctttaaaaaaaaatctctttctaTTTCCTATCATATTTTATCGATGCTTCTTCTAGTATTTTTCTTCCTGTTAGTTATTTCTGTTTCTTCATGTTGGGGATATTGAATCATAGGTCACACGACTCAGGTGTAGTGGTGGTTTCATCCTGGCCACTCGCGTGAACCACACCATGATGAGCGATGGAGCTGGTTTGTCACAATTCATGAACACTTGGGCTGAAATGGCTCGAGGTGTTAAAAGTCCTTCCATTGCACCTGTGTGGCGTAGGGAGCTCCTCATGGCAAGAGATCCACCTCGCATTACATGCAACCATCGTGAATTCGAGCATGTCCCAGACACCAAGGAAAGAATAATCATCCCTGAGAACGTTCTTCGATCTTTCTTCTTTGGACCCGCCGACGTGCGTAGCGGCCCTTGGTGGCTTGGTTCCCCATAACCTTCAGCATTGCACCACATTTGATTTGATAACAGAATGCTTATGGCGTTGTCGCACAACAGCATTGCAGATAGAGCCAGAAGAGGATGTTCGCTTGATGTGCATAGTCAATGCACGTGCCAGGTTCTATCCTCCGTTACCCGTTGGTTATTACGGCAATGCTTTTCCATACCCTGCAGCAGTCACCGCTGCAGGGAAGCTTTGTGGAAATCCATTTGGGTATGCGGTGGAATCAACCAAGTGAAAAGTGAGGTGACGGAGGAGTATATGCATTCTGTGGCAGATCTAATGGTGATTAAGGAACGATGCTTATTCACAACTGTAAGGTCTTATATGTTGTGTCAGACTTgagatatatattttcattttggaaAAGTCGATTTTGGGTGGGGTGATGTTGTGTATGGTGGATTGGCCGAAGTTGAAGCTGGGGACTTTCCAGGAGTAACATATTTCATTCCGTATAAGAATGCAAAAGGAGAAGAAGGTTTagttatgaaatataaaatgcTATGTTTcttgattattaaatatttactcAGTATGTTAACTTAATTATTGGAAGCTTATTACTGAAGAAAACATTCTATTTTATACCTATCAATCCAAAATAGGTTGAGATCCATAAACAATGGTAAAATGTTCAAATATATAACTGAACAGTAATatagactaaaacaaaattatacgtTGCTCAAAAAATAAGATTGACTTGCTACCTGTGAAGATCTTTAAACATTCTCATATATATCCTAACACAACATACAACTGTGTGAAAACAAACTTGGGAGGATA encodes the following:
- the LOC114400072 gene encoding WD repeat-containing protein 48-like, producing the protein MHRVGSASNGNNSTRPRKEKRLTYVLNDSDDSKHCAGINCLALLMSAASDGSDYLFTGSRDGRLKRWALGVDRATCLATFESHVDWVNDAVLVGDSTLVSCSSDTTLKTWNALSFGTCTRTLRQHSDYVTCLAAAEKNNNTVASGGLGGEVFIWDIEAALAPSKCNDAMVDESSNGINGSGNLLPLTSLRTINSSDNMSMHTTQTQGYVPISAKGHKDSVYALTMNESGTILVSGGTEKVVRVWDARSGSKTLKLRGHTDNIRALLLDSSGRYCLSGSSDSMIRLWDIGQQRCVHSYAVHTDSVWALASTPTFSHVYSGGRDFSLYLTDLQTRESSLLCTGEHPILQLALHDDSIWVASTDSSVHRWPAEGCDPQKIFQRGNSFLAGNLSFSRARVSPEGSTPVPVYKEPTLTILGTPAIVQHEVLSNKRHVLTKDASGSVKLWEITKGIVVEDYGKVSFEEKKEELFEMVSIPAWFTVDTRLGSLSVHLDTPQCFSAEMYSADLNIVGKPEDDKVNLARETLKGLLAHWLRKRKQRMGSPAPANGELLSGKETASRSSTHSRIEVDGSSENDAMVYPPFEFSVTSPPSIITEGTHGGPWRKKITDLDGTKDEKDFPWWCLDCVLNNRLPPRENTKCSFYLQPCEGSSVQILTQGKLSAPRILRIHKVVNYVIEKMVLDKPLDSLSAEGSIAPGLTGSQSQHQAVGDGSFRSGFQPWQKLRPSIEILCYNQVLSPEMSLATVRAYVWKKSDDLVLNYRLVQGR